CAGCATGCCTACATAGTAACAAAGGAACACTAACAATTCAGAGAGATGActcaaaaaaattgataaatacaAGAAGAAGGGGGGATTTCTGATTGCCATACTCAAAATTGTCATGGAGAGTAGCGATGTCAGGATGATCTGGGAATCTACTAACGAGCTTGAACGGAGACTTTACAGATCTGagtaaaattttgaaatcaaacggaattgaaacagagagatagagaaaaggagaggaggaagaagagggaaaCCTGTAGACATTCCAATTGCCAGTATTCAATTTCTCAGGAAGAACAACACTGTAGCCGTTATCTAATTCCGATCAGAATACCAAAACGGAATCAGCAACTAGAGAGACGAAGCTAAGCTAGCCTAGTAGTAAGTAAAtcagagattgagagagaataCGGACCAAGACCGAATTCGCCGGAGGTTGGATTGGAACGGAGGAGAGGGGAAGAGCGAGAAGACGTAACGAGATGAGAATGGATAGCGTTGATACGACGTCGTGCTGCGtcggatgatgatgaagaatccaTAGTTTCCGATTctgaatcagagagagagaagaacagaaTTGATCCGAAGATCCGAAgattactaaataaaaaaattaaaaaaggaggCACGCTTTTCTAACTTGTGACGATGATGTCGCTATCCGTTGATTTCGTGTCTTTGTTTCtcaccaaaatatatttattaactaGAAAATAGAATGCGTGGGTTATGCatgcattattaatttgaaataaaaaatgaagattCTATTTAATTCTATATGAAATGTACGTGTaattgttactatatatattgaaaaataatttttataatattatggtttaactacaatatttttatagatatttgtTATATGATGCAATTCATAAAAGAATCATTTTGATAGAGAAAAAAGTACACATAgtattgttgaaaatatttaaataatatgttattataataatatgaccattgttttagttactgcaaaattaatttaatttggtatttttgttaagtaattaagataaattatatttatttacagttttttttttttgaaaaaactgataagtagtctaaaaataaaattgtaagaccttactatataattactttgatagataatctaatgttgttctatatattaattttactttcataatctaaaagtaatacttaacaacaaataattttaaaagaaatacctTCTCTTGTAATCCATTTTAAATaatatccttatatatatacaaagtaactaaattttaaaccctaaactccaaatactaaacatattaaacattaTCATACTAAATATTATCTCTCAATCACTCTTGAATTAATTTGCCtcaactttttatgttttgtgaatgatttcataaataaaacatttaacttTTATAGATTTTATACTATGGAGTATTGATGTACCATTTTTTCCATTGCTTGCTTTTTTTACAATTcactttacttttatataataaacttttattttgttcgGTCCAAACGTTTGAAATCCCTTTGATATGCCTCCATCTTCATGGATAGTGATTCTCCACAATCTAGCCAATAttgtaatataaaacaaaatcccTTTCATCCAACAAAATGAGATGTTGCCACAAATCATATTCCAGCCTTTTtccattggattttttttttgtcaacatataatCGACAAGACCTGATTCATATCCAGTCCCTACTAAGAGAGATAATACGACTTAGTGAAATCGAGCTCCTGTGGGATCGGTCGCAGAAATGGTACTGTAAGCACTTGACTAAAAACACTTCccatcatttaaaatttttaaaattatatgagactgtattaaattgttatattagACAATACTCCATCTGTTCCAAATTAAtccatattttaggattttcaaacatattaaaacCCGAATTTACTTGCATTATTTTTGTGATTAATGAATTTCAACCAATAATATtcagttcattttttttaatttacaatttgtcattaattacttattaaaaaaatctagaaaacctaaaaattgtttttttttgtgcaacatttgtttttctctagaaAATGGATTAATAAGGAATGGATGGAATAGATTATAGTGAGGAAAATATATTGTGActattataatatacatattatttgatggctttaaaacataatataaatttgtggtCTAAGGTTGTTTAGTCTGCTTGTCCTCGGGAACTGGTCTGGCTCCTTTCTCgataagatgttaaaaaaaacacataaacctaAAATAAAGACGTTTAACTAATTCTCAGGAAAGTTAAAATAAtgtctacatatataaaaaccaagagtaaatttttattaaaaagtaaataaaagaatttagattaaaatttagttaatcattttttttaagaatctacCTTCTTGTATCTTGACAAGACTTTAGCTGAACCTTTAATATCCATTGATTCCATTCCATGGCttctatataatatagtttaaaattttgagagtAAATATGAGTCCAAGTATTTAAGTAAATGTCTGATAGATGTTATTCTtaggttcaaaatattttattaacagttACAAATTTGGGAATTAGGGTATTTGGTGTCATAACAGTTATATTTGCCTAATTTTACATAACACGGCAACATTTGGCAGCGTATATTTTTGACACATATCCtcacttctcaattattaatttatttttctcaaaactacatacattatttttcatattcactatatttaaatgatatttctgtactaaaaaatatattgacatttatatatgtaatgtcCTTTTAGtcattatatatagatatcatttatcaatatcttatataattaccataaaattaaaattttgcaaaaaaaagaattattactattataattttggacaaaataaatttccaattattaatgatttaatattaatatcataatctcagaaaaatataatgtgatggttattaaactctttactaatttcaagctataataatattataatattataataattattttttgacaaaaaagttataatatttgCTTCACATTTTTGTgccaaaagatcaaatcaatttatcctAATATagtttaaagatataaaacaacatgatattttatttttctttaatagtaatcattaatacaatttattgcatattaattctttaaaatgtaactccaatgatatttgaaaaaaatttaaaacaaatctttcatcatatgaatacactttaatgtattaactgtaatacaatttgtgttttaatatttgttaatattttattaacagttACTCTCTTTAATGCATGGTAAAAGCAATTTGTAACCCACTACATGAtattaaatattagattttaatatattttccatataagaaataatcaaacttaatgatttaattaatactattttaaatatgtcacttacaattttctaatgaaataaatagatagaaaatcaagaaagtcaacatatatgaaaatcttcttatatatatatatatatgatttgaacaTGAGAACAATTATGAAATGCTCTTGACAAGATCGATTTTATGTTGATATGTGTATTGATATGTAAGAAGAAGCTATTGTtgtgtaatttatcataattttataggattttagtGGAAGTATTGTTGTGTAATTTTATTATCGCATCcaagatatgatttttattatgatattttcttttattataaaatagtgtgttttttttattttaaggatgaaggacaaattaaataaaatgtaagaaaaatgtttaaaatagatgtatcaaatatcagttatttattagtaaatgttatagaatattacatttcttatcatatacataatatgagattttattataaaataatttgattttgtttgataaaaaaatttaaaatataaaagtggatttaaaaatatatgtcaattgtACCAACATTAGGAAAAGAACTATGACTATTTGgaattgaaaatgatataattttgttaaataataaaatagaaataaaggaTGACAGATGTCAGTAAAAGAGAATGCCAAATGTCGCAATGTgagtaaaagttagaaaaaaccttatgttattatataagattgtaacacaaacaacaaaataaaataaaagaaggtACTTGAAATGAATAAtacaatgtttttattattacgaaaaactataattaaaacatGCACTATTATAGCCtatagaacaaaaacaaaaaaaaaaacgtaacagTTACAGCTTAGTTTTGAGATCACAAACTTGTTCCAACACTTTCATTGAAGGAAACCCAAGAACAAGGTTGCAATGCGATAATGAATCCATATGTGTTTTAAAGATTCCCAACAACGTGATCTCTCCTGGCATTCTTGCTTTTGTCTCCATCACTATTTTCCCATGCAATATATCTTGCGCGATATCCCCCAAGTTGACGACAAATTTATCGATCTGAAGAACTAGAGGACATGCCAACATCACTGAGCCTTTCGCTGGTAACGTGCTTGAAGGTAGAGAGAGATTTCCCACCAGCGTATCCCTGTAATAAACCAAGTTTTCCACCGTCTTGTACGTGACATCCGCAACGTTAGGGTTCGTGAGCAGCATCTCGAGTGTGAGAGTGAAGTTCACCTGGATCTGATCTGGTGGCAATAGATTTGTGGATACGCCTTCGACGGTTGAAGACACGGTTTGTAATATCGGATGTTTTGGCTTGAACACGGTTTGCGCTAGGATCAAACCAATCATGGAGAGAGCTAAGAGGATGAATATGATTACGGAAACTATGTAGCAAACGTTTCGTTTCGACATGATAttgtaatattattgtattgGGGGCGTGATAGCTAGGTTTTATGTATATGTAAGAATTGTCTTAGACTAATCTTTCTGATCTGACATATAAGATTCATtcataaaaagaaagatggatAAGTTTAAGAAGGAATTTGAAAGCTGTACAAATCTCTGTATTCACTTTATGGCAGTAAATTAGGGGGAGGTTTTTTGCtattatatattgttgttttgaTCAAATGTAATTGTTAAGTCAAAACTATATATCTCTTAATTAGGAGGATTTGATTCCTTGGATGAAATTTACATACTATGTAACAGCCACTT
The Camelina sativa cultivar DH55 chromosome 15, Cs, whole genome shotgun sequence DNA segment above includes these coding regions:
- the LOC104744760 gene encoding uncharacterized protein LOC104744760, producing the protein MSKRNVCYIVSVIIFILLALSMIGLILAQTVFKPKHPILQTVSSTVEGVSTNLLPPDQIQVNFTLTLEMLLTNPNVADVTYKTVENLVYYRDTLVGNLSLPSSTLPAKGSVMLACPLVLQIDKFVVNLGDIAQDILHGKIVMETKARMPGEITLLGIFKTHMDSLSHCNLVLGFPSMKVLEQVCDLKTKL